Genomic window (Psilocybe cubensis strain MGC-MH-2018 chromosome 1, whole genome shotgun sequence):
CGAAATGAAAAGGGTAAAGATTCTAGGACCATGTCGAAGGACCGACGAAGCCAGAGTCGGGCATCGCTTTGAAAGGAATACCATTGGCATCTGCGGTATTTTGCCATACACTGCGAAATTAAGTTAGCTTCAAGCTTTCAAGaggaaaaaaacagaaactCACGTATTTCCCCACCAGTTGAGTTCAATTCCGCCTGTCTTTGGGAGACCAAATGCGAAAAACAAAACGACCATCGCAAATACGGCCCCTGCGTCAAGAGCGGCAGAAAGAATGTAGTTATAGCGCATCCACCACCTGAAATGGAAGCGGCGGATAACGTAGTTGAAGATAAAGCCGGCAAGCACCCAGGATGCATAATTAATTCCGGAAGCGGGAGGCATGGCAGCGAGACCAGCAAAGAAGACGGGGATATTGACATATCGGTAAAACGACAAGGGGAAGCGGCGAGCGAGGAAGTAGAATGGGATGGGTGCAAGGATACCGACAGGGAAGAACCAGAGCAGGCCAGAGTAAGGCGCGCCTGGGCTGAAGAGACGACGAGGACCAACGGCGCCCCAGATGACAGAGGCGCTATAGAAGGTCGTCGAACCCGGGCAGCGGAATCCCTGTTTTTGACCGGGAGTGCAAATATCTTCGACGTTGTTCAACATCCAGTCTTGAATGAGAGTAACCCAGATGCACGCCACGATGGACGCGACAACCTGAATCATAAACATGATTCTAGGGGGGATCTTCATGTAATGTCCAAGTTTAAGGTCGCCAGCAAAGTTAACGGCTTGATTGGAAGTAATGAAAGCAATGGTCTTGAAGATGATATTCGCAATAGGTTTTCCGGGAAGCATATAACCAGCGATGAGTTCGTGCATGACCTGGGTCGGAACTTGTTGGTTGGTGATGGCTTGGAGCATGGCGAGAGGGATGGCGAGGATCGAAGCAAGGATGATACCGACAACTGCAGCCCAGATTGGCAATTGAGTGGGAACAATCTCGATGGCGGTGCAGAAAAAGGCGAAGGCTATTATACCGACGAGACCATACCACCAGGCAGGAACCTCGCGATACGCCAACATAAGGCGCGAGTGGACGTCTCGCTCGTCTTTCAAAGAGCTTCGGAATCGTCGCACGATATCCTTGCGGAACCATACTAAAAGAATGAAATGAGTTCAGACATATCTTAATAAGGGTAAGACGTACGGAAAGTGTGAACAAAGACAGCGGGGAAAGCGGCAAATGCGATACCGTACGCCAAAGCCAGTGTGGTTGTCAAGAAGACAGGTGAATAAGCTTGATATTTTGCGAGATCAAAGACACCGTCGGTAATGATCTGAATAGCTTGATACGGTGCTCCAGTGTTGTCGAAAGTTACTGGGGCGGATATTGGGAAGAATGCTGAGTTCCAAACGTTGGTAACTAATTAATGCGAATGAGATTAAAATTAAAGATTGACAGAGAGGCAAAAGGGCGACTTACAGTAAAGGATTGGAGCGATAAACCAAAACATGATAATAAATGCAACACCAGTGTTCATTTGAGACCACCACTGAGTATTTTATTGAGAAAATGTAAAAGTAAGCGAACAGAAGCAGGAACTCACGGGTGTGACGAGAGGACTACCAATGAAAGCGATCATTGACCAGTCAAAACTGAGCATACTCATACCCAAACCGGTGTTGGTACCAAATAACGCATTGACAACAATGTTGTTGGGTGCAATCCAGCAAACCCAGTTAAACATGCTGAGGGCGGTAAACAGGAATCCGGGAATCCAGTACCAAATGAAGCTGCAAATCATGGCAATGACGAAGAAACGTTCGCGGGTGATGTGGCCGCGATCACGCTTTCCGTAATTTTTATGAAGCGTGTTGAACAAGGCGGAGTTGACCAAAGCACCAGGCCAGATCATGCTCGAAGGCCATACAACAAACTGGCGAAGAAGACCACCCAAAGAGAATCCAATGATTTGTGACCCGAGAGCGAGGAGAATCTGATAGCTCATGGGAGTTTTTTGGCCATAGAAGACCCGCTGACTGAGGACTACTTCGGTGGAGTAGGCGCCTCCCCATACAACATTGGCCATGACAGTGATACAAACGTGCTCCTTGATGGTGAATGGTCCTGGGTTGAGTGACCACTTGTAGCCAAAGGTATTGAAGACGGTGGTCGGAAGGATAGCTGCAAGACCGCGTCCCAAAGGAAGAGATACAAGCTGTGCAACGATTCCTGTGATGTAGACGGAAGGATCTATGAAATTGTCAACTGCCATAAGCCTGTCGCAAAGAGAAAGCACTCACATCTCATAGAAAAGATTTGGTTGAAGCCAGAAGTCAAAAGCGATAAAAGGATACCCAAGAACCACATCCGGAAGGTATTAACGGGCATGGTAGGATCATCAACACTGGCCACAGCTGCTCGAACTTCTGGATATGGTGATTCACTGCGGTAGAGGTTAGTATGCAAATATAATGAATAGACAACATAAATACGTACTCATCGAATTCAATTGCCGTTGACACCCTAGATTCCGCTCTCGACGTTGAGTAGTGAGAATCAGCATCGGAGTAGTCGAGCTTCTTCGAGTCTCGTTCGTAGGGAGGAGTAGGGCCGTGCTCGTTGTC
Coding sequences:
- a CDS encoding Glutathione transporter 1; its protein translation is MDAYKLEEGTHYSSAAERVDTSSLRIRPAPDVPQDIFDDDLQSKFIQEHLNDPNFDLHKNYPPSFVSDNEHGPTPPYERDSKKLDYSDADSHYSTSRAESRVSTAIEFDDESPYPEVRAAVASVDDPTMPVNTFRMWFLGILLSLLTSGFNQIFSMRYPSVYITGIVAQLVSLPLGRGLAAILPTTVFNTFGYKWSLNPGPFTIKEHVCITVMANVVWGGAYSTEVVLSQRVFYGQKTPMSYQILLALGSQIIGFSLGGLLRQFVVWPSSMIWPGALVNSALFNTLHKNYGKRDRGHITRERFFVIAMICSFIWYWIPGFLFTALSMFNWVCWIAPNNIVVNALFGTNTGLGMSMLSFDWSMIAFIGSPLVTPWWSQMNTGVAFIIMFWFIAPILYFTNVWNSAFFPISAPVTFDNTGAPYQAIQIITDGVFDLAKYQAYSPVFLTTTLALAYGIAFAAFPAVFVHTFLWFRKDIVRRFRSSLKDERDVHSRLMLAYREVPAWWYGLVGIIAFAFFCTAIEIVPTQLPIWAAVVGIILASILAIPLAMLQAITNQQVPTQVMHELIAGYMLPGKPIANIIFKTIAFITSNQAVNFAGDLKLGHYMKIPPRIMFMIQVVASIVACIWVTLIQDWMLNNVEDICTPGQKQGFRCPGSTTFYSASVIWGAVGPRRLFSPGAPYSGLLWFFPVGILAPIPFYFLARRFPLSFYRYVNIPVFFAGLAAMPPASGINYASWVLAGFIFNYVIRRFHFRWWMRYNYILSAALDAGAVFAMVVLFFAFGLPKTGGIELNWWGNTVWQNTADANGIPFKAMPDSGFVGPSTWS